From the genome of Halobellus litoreus, one region includes:
- a CDS encoding transcription initiation factor IIB, which translates to MSDTRTRERDEERSTRTAERTADERTDEQEAEHVCPECGGTLVTDASHGETVCTDCGLVVDEDSIDRGPEWRAFDSAERDRKSRVGAPTTNLMHDKGLSTNIGWQNKDAYGNSLSSRQREQMQRLRTWNERFRTRDSKERNLKQALGEIDRMASALGLPENVRETASVIYRRALNEDLLPGRSIEGVATAALYAAARQAGTPRSLDEIERVSRVDKMELTRTYRYVVRELKLEVEPADPEQYVPRFASDLDLSDEAERQARQLLRNAKHAAIHSGKSPVGLAAAAVYAAALLTNEKVTQSQVSEVANVSEVTIRNRYKELLEAEDAGGVLA; encoded by the coding sequence ATGAGTGACACACGAACCCGAGAACGCGACGAGGAACGGAGCACGCGAACAGCGGAGCGAACGGCGGACGAGCGGACGGACGAACAGGAAGCAGAGCACGTCTGCCCCGAGTGCGGCGGCACGCTCGTCACGGACGCGTCACACGGCGAAACCGTCTGTACGGACTGCGGCCTCGTGGTCGACGAAGACTCGATCGACCGCGGACCGGAGTGGCGCGCCTTCGACAGCGCCGAGCGGGACCGCAAGTCGCGGGTCGGCGCGCCGACGACGAACCTGATGCACGACAAGGGGCTGTCGACGAACATCGGCTGGCAGAACAAAGACGCCTACGGCAACTCCCTGTCGTCGCGACAGCGCGAGCAGATGCAGCGGCTGCGCACCTGGAACGAGCGCTTCCGGACGCGCGACTCCAAGGAGCGCAACCTCAAGCAGGCGCTCGGCGAGATCGACCGGATGGCCTCCGCGCTCGGCCTCCCCGAGAACGTCCGCGAGACCGCCTCGGTCATCTATCGCCGGGCGCTCAACGAGGACCTCCTCCCCGGGCGTTCCATCGAGGGCGTCGCGACCGCGGCGCTGTACGCCGCGGCGCGACAGGCCGGGACGCCGCGCTCGCTCGACGAGATCGAGCGCGTCTCGCGGGTCGACAAGATGGAGCTCACGCGGACGTACCGCTACGTGGTTCGGGAACTCAAACTGGAGGTCGAACCCGCGGATCCCGAGCAGTACGTCCCCCGGTTCGCCTCTGATCTGGACCTCTCCGACGAGGCCGAGCGGCAGGCGCGCCAACTCCTCCGGAACGCGAAGCACGCTGCGATCCACTCGGGGAAGTCGCCCGTCGGCCTCGCCGCCGCCGCGGTCTACGCCGCGGCGCTTCTCACCAACGAGAAGGTGACCCAGAGCCAGGTCAGCGAGGTCGCGAACGTCTCGGAAGTCACGATCCGCAACCGGTACAAGGAGCTCCTCGAAGCCGAGGACGCCGGCGGCGTCCTCGCGTAA
- a CDS encoding translation initiation factor IF-2 subunit beta has translation MDYEDQLDRALEQSPDISDSGGRFEVPEPDVRPEGHVTVWENFEAVHDRLARDPDHLVRFMQSELGTSAQIDDRGRARFTGDFKQRRVADALETYVDDFVTCSECGSPDTRLVEEQGTTVLKCDACGALSSVPDL, from the coding sequence ATGGACTACGAGGATCAACTCGACCGAGCACTCGAACAGTCGCCTGACATCAGCGACAGCGGCGGACGGTTCGAGGTTCCGGAACCCGACGTCCGACCGGAAGGGCACGTCACGGTCTGGGAGAATTTCGAGGCGGTCCACGATCGGTTGGCGCGCGATCCGGACCATCTGGTCCGGTTTATGCAGTCCGAACTCGGCACGAGCGCACAGATCGACGACCGCGGTCGCGCCCGGTTCACCGGTGATTTCAAACAGCGGCGCGTCGCGGACGCGCTGGAGACGTACGTCGACGACTTTGTCACGTGCAGCGAGTGCGGATCGCCGGACACCCGACTCGTCGAGGAACAGGGAACGACGGTACTGAAGTGCGACGCCTGCGGGGCGCTGTCGTCGGTTCCGGACCTGTAG
- a CDS encoding UPF0058 family protein: MKKQELIHLHGLLAEVHTQVEAWEDDDVSLEAYNELGVRPTSIHKSKTDHKAAVFKLVKGITASFEEAEQDRVAATAD, encoded by the coding sequence ATGAAGAAGCAGGAGCTCATCCATCTTCACGGCCTGCTTGCAGAGGTACACACCCAGGTCGAAGCGTGGGAAGACGACGACGTATCACTCGAAGCGTACAACGAACTCGGCGTTCGACCGACATCGATTCACAAATCGAAGACCGATCACAAGGCCGCCGTTTTTAAACTCGTCAAGGGAATCACCGCCTCGTTCGAGGAAGCCGAACAGGACCGCGTCGCTGCCACTGCCGACTGA
- a CDS encoding group I truncated hemoglobin: MARENLYNRLGGHDAIRAVVDDFYDRLLDDEELEPFFENADVERLRRTQTDFLCEAAGGPETYDAEPVREAHLHVPFTDAHIERAVDHLRDSLEAFDVPAEDAKKVVAAVAAYREELVARPDDERAE; encoded by the coding sequence ATGGCACGAGAGAACCTCTACAATCGGCTTGGGGGTCACGACGCGATCCGGGCGGTGGTCGACGATTTCTACGATCGGCTACTCGACGACGAGGAGTTGGAACCGTTCTTCGAGAACGCGGACGTCGAGCGCCTTCGGCGGACGCAGACAGACTTCCTGTGTGAGGCCGCCGGCGGCCCCGAGACCTACGACGCCGAACCGGTCCGTGAGGCACACCTGCACGTCCCATTCACGGACGCCCACATCGAGCGCGCGGTCGATCACCTCCGGGACAGCCTCGAGGCGTTCGACGTGCCAGCGGAAGACGCGAAAAAGGTCGTCGCGGCCGTCGCGGCCTACCGCGAGGAGTTGGTGGCGCGGCCGGACGACGAGCGGGCGGAGTAG
- a CDS encoding DUF555 domain-containing protein, translating into MDCRVVVEAAIPVYDVTTPDEAIRIAISKTGEMLNPDLSYVEISMGSRTSPDGEELPPAFIAADEALVALELEMTVFNVEQEEHASRIARKEIGQRLENVPLKVLSVDPIVTETENDEQSEDADTAADDGTDDSDADDDDDLIPEFDDLVDGD; encoded by the coding sequence ATGGACTGCAGAGTCGTCGTCGAGGCCGCCATTCCGGTGTACGACGTGACGACGCCCGACGAGGCGATCCGCATCGCCATCTCGAAGACGGGCGAGATGCTGAACCCGGACCTGAGTTACGTCGAGATCTCGATGGGGTCACGGACCTCCCCCGACGGGGAGGAACTCCCGCCCGCGTTCATCGCCGCCGACGAGGCGCTCGTGGCGCTCGAACTGGAGATGACCGTGTTCAACGTCGAGCAGGAGGAACACGCCTCGCGGATCGCCCGCAAGGAGATCGGACAACGGCTCGAAAACGTCCCGCTGAAGGTTCTCTCCGTCGACCCCATCGTGACCGAAACGGAGAACGACGAGCAGAGCGAGGACGCCGACACGGCGGCCGACGACGGGACGGACGACTCGGACGCGGACGACGACGACGACCTCATCCCCGAGTTCGACGACCTCGTCGACGGCGACTGA
- a CDS encoding DNA-3-methyladenine glycosylase family protein, giving the protein MTAEPGAGGDVDADAASELETGAIPLTEVAGPFDLQATLESGQSYLWDRPDGRMYESMDVHGGDAWYRTVVPPIDGVSDEDVVVRVRQRGDELEWAATADPVPVLRHLLRLDDDLDAIYEATPDDDLIRRAYDAYRGMRLVRDPPFPCLVSFICSAQMRVSRIHGMQMSLAEAFGDRHVFDGETVAAFPTPAQLAAREESELRDRKLGYRAPYVRKTAAMVAAGEAHPREAVGRDYEDAREYLTRFVGVGDKVADCVLLFSLGYLQAVPLDTWIRSAIAEHFPECDRGDYAETSRALRERLGGEYAGYAQTYLFYYLRARGDE; this is encoded by the coding sequence ATGACAGCCGAACCCGGCGCGGGTGGCGACGTCGACGCCGACGCGGCTTCCGAACTCGAAACGGGCGCGATTCCGCTCACGGAGGTCGCCGGCCCGTTCGATCTGCAGGCGACCCTGGAGAGCGGCCAGTCCTACCTGTGGGACCGCCCGGACGGACGGATGTACGAGTCGATGGACGTCCACGGCGGCGACGCGTGGTACCGGACGGTCGTTCCGCCGATCGACGGCGTCTCAGACGAGGACGTCGTCGTGCGGGTCCGCCAGCGCGGCGACGAACTGGAGTGGGCGGCGACGGCCGATCCGGTTCCGGTCCTGCGACACCTCCTCCGCCTCGACGACGACCTCGACGCGATTTACGAGGCAACGCCCGACGACGACCTCATCCGGCGCGCCTACGACGCCTATCGCGGGATGCGCCTCGTTCGCGACCCGCCGTTTCCCTGTCTCGTCTCGTTCATCTGTTCGGCGCAGATGCGCGTTTCGCGAATCCACGGGATGCAGATGTCGCTCGCGGAGGCGTTCGGCGACCGCCACGTGTTCGACGGCGAGACCGTCGCCGCCTTCCCGACGCCCGCGCAACTGGCCGCCCGCGAGGAGTCGGAACTGCGCGACCGGAAACTCGGGTACCGCGCCCCCTACGTCCGAAAGACGGCCGCGATGGTCGCCGCGGGCGAGGCCCACCCCCGCGAGGCGGTCGGCCGAGACTACGAGGACGCGCGCGAGTACCTGACGCGGTTCGTCGGCGTCGGCGACAAGGTCGCCGACTGCGTCCTGCTGTTCTCGCTGGGCTACCTCCAGGCCGTTCCGCTCGACACGTGGATCCGGAGCGCGATCGCCGAGCACTTCCCCGAGTGCGACCGCGGCGACTACGCGGAGACGTCGCGCGCGCTTCGCGAACGCCTCGGCGGCGAGTACGCCGGCTACGCGCAGACGTATCTCTTCTACTACCTCCGGGCGCGCGGCGACGAGTGA
- a CDS encoding mechanosensitive ion channel family protein → MVRRSIGYLALAVAAALLVAVGVVRSAGVFADVAIGNWRLRPVLSRGLLAAAVLAAVTGAYFIVESVIAGRVSDKRRTQDVRNVLRLAFGVVAAAGVAGVLTAQWVGLLFSLGIVGFAITFALQQPLLSLVGWLYVVSKRPYGVGDRVEIGDTRGDVIEVGFLTTTLWEVGGRLVTSGQPSGRVVTVPNAEVLSAQVVNDTTLFEYVWSEVSIQVAYETDLAFAREAMIEEATAHLGEEMRRGVQTYRSRLERTAVDLDVREGPTVNVVQRESWIELRLRFLSPARRVTRHRNALYERILARFEENPERVKFPVGRHR, encoded by the coding sequence GTGGTTCGCCGCTCAATTGGATACCTCGCGCTGGCGGTCGCCGCTGCACTGCTCGTCGCTGTCGGCGTCGTCCGCTCGGCAGGCGTCTTCGCTGACGTCGCCATCGGAAACTGGCGGCTCCGGCCGGTGCTCTCCCGGGGACTCCTCGCCGCGGCCGTCCTGGCCGCCGTCACCGGCGCGTACTTCATCGTCGAGTCGGTGATCGCCGGACGCGTCTCGGACAAGCGACGGACGCAGGACGTCCGGAACGTCCTCCGTCTCGCCTTCGGCGTCGTCGCGGCCGCGGGCGTCGCGGGCGTCCTCACGGCGCAGTGGGTCGGTCTCCTGTTCTCGCTGGGGATCGTCGGCTTCGCGATCACGTTCGCGTTACAACAGCCGCTGCTCTCGCTCGTCGGCTGGCTGTACGTCGTCTCGAAGCGGCCCTACGGCGTCGGCGACCGGGTCGAGATCGGCGACACCCGCGGCGACGTCATCGAGGTGGGTTTTCTCACCACGACCCTGTGGGAGGTCGGCGGTCGGCTCGTCACCTCCGGGCAGCCCTCCGGCCGAGTGGTGACCGTTCCGAACGCGGAAGTCCTGTCCGCACAGGTCGTCAACGACACGACGCTCTTCGAGTACGTCTGGAGCGAGGTGTCGATCCAGGTGGCCTACGAGACGGACCTCGCGTTCGCCCGCGAGGCGATGATCGAGGAGGCGACCGCCCACCTGGGCGAGGAGATGCGTCGCGGGGTGCAGACGTACCGGAGTCGCCTGGAGCGAACGGCGGTCGACCTCGACGTCCGCGAGGGGCCGACGGTGAACGTCGTCCAGCGGGAGTCCTGGATCGAACTCCGACTCCGCTTCCTCTCGCCCGCCCGCCGGGTGACGCGGCACAGAAACGCGCTGTACGAGCGAATCCTCGCGCGGTTCGAGGAGAACCCCGAGCGCGTGAAGTTCCCGGTGGGCCGGCACCGCTGA
- a CDS encoding DUF7549 family protein, with protein MVWVRAEYAGALAVVSTWIAALVPWNVTYSTGVSGGSVLFVRFPFFQVRYAFGVPAARRVSLSDPLSATAFQAGQTIQAAYQVWTVGAAVLAVAVVFAAVYYRYEDAVEAGPIDPVRLLGGLLTLVGVVLAAATYLLLTRGFPGVPIPLGVVLLLVFGGVLLTVERE; from the coding sequence ATGGTCTGGGTTCGCGCGGAGTACGCGGGCGCGTTGGCGGTGGTCTCGACGTGGATCGCCGCGCTCGTCCCCTGGAACGTCACCTACTCGACGGGCGTCTCCGGCGGTTCGGTGCTGTTCGTTCGGTTCCCGTTCTTCCAGGTGCGGTACGCCTTCGGCGTCCCGGCCGCCCGTCGCGTCAGTCTCTCCGACCCGCTCTCTGCGACCGCGTTCCAGGCGGGGCAGACGATTCAGGCGGCGTATCAGGTCTGGACGGTCGGCGCTGCCGTCCTCGCGGTCGCGGTCGTCTTCGCCGCGGTCTACTACCGCTACGAGGACGCCGTCGAGGCCGGCCCGATCGATCCGGTGCGGCTCCTCGGCGGACTGCTGACGCTCGTGGGCGTCGTGCTCGCGGCCGCGACGTATCTGCTCCTCACGCGCGGCTTCCCGGGCGTTCCGATACCGCTCGGCGTCGTGCTGCTCCTCGTTTTCGGCGGCGTGTTGCTGACGGTCGAACGGGAGTGA
- a CDS encoding ornithine cyclodeaminase family protein — METLLLNGTDVRQNASMSELVPAIEDAFVAFERGDAQMPAKSYVDLPQYNGDFRSMPAYLDAGEWDAAGVKWVNVHPDNPEKFDLPSVLGTMIYSDPETAVPLSIMDGRELTMLRTGAAAAVATDHLAIPDADSLGIVGAGVQSYTQLRAISQVRDIETVVISDLDEERVAEFVATFEDEYDVRGGTVAEAAACDVLSTVTPVESPIVSPDSVGEHTHINAMGADAAGKHEIADEILLDAKLVIDDYEQTTHSGEINVPWSEGVLDDDDIYGSVGEIVTGKKPGRTEEDGVSVFDSTGLAIQDVAAAHVVYEHAVENDNGYGFDLLGLQ, encoded by the coding sequence ATGGAAACGCTGCTACTGAACGGGACGGACGTCCGTCAGAACGCGTCGATGTCGGAACTCGTGCCCGCGATCGAGGACGCCTTCGTCGCCTTCGAGCGCGGAGACGCGCAGATGCCCGCGAAGTCGTACGTGGACCTCCCGCAGTACAACGGTGACTTCCGGTCGATGCCCGCGTACCTGGACGCTGGCGAGTGGGACGCCGCGGGCGTGAAATGGGTGAACGTCCACCCGGACAACCCCGAGAAGTTCGACCTCCCGTCGGTGTTGGGGACGATGATCTACTCCGATCCCGAGACGGCCGTGCCGCTCTCGATTATGGACGGCCGTGAACTGACGATGCTCCGGACCGGCGCGGCGGCGGCCGTCGCGACCGATCACCTCGCGATTCCCGATGCCGACTCGCTCGGCATCGTCGGCGCCGGGGTCCAGTCGTACACGCAACTCCGCGCGATATCGCAGGTCAGAGACATCGAGACGGTCGTGATCTCCGACCTCGACGAGGAGCGCGTCGCCGAATTCGTCGCGACGTTCGAGGACGAATACGACGTCCGCGGCGGCACGGTCGCGGAGGCCGCCGCCTGCGACGTGCTCTCGACGGTCACGCCCGTCGAGTCGCCGATCGTCTCTCCGGACTCGGTCGGCGAGCACACCCATATCAACGCGATGGGCGCCGACGCCGCCGGCAAGCACGAAATCGCCGACGAGATCCTGCTGGACGCGAAACTCGTGATCGACGACTACGAGCAGACGACCCACTCCGGCGAGATCAACGTCCCCTGGAGCGAGGGCGTCCTCGACGACGACGACATCTACGGCTCCGTCGGCGAGATCGTCACCGGGAAGAAGCCGGGCCGGACCGAAGAGGACGGCGTGTCAGTCTTCGATTCGACGGGACTGGCGATCCAGGACGTCGCGGCCGCCCACGTGGTCTACGAGCACGCGGTGGAGAACGACAACGGCTACGGGTTCGACCTGCTCGGTCTCCAGTAG
- the thsB gene encoding thermosome subunit beta → MIIMGEDAQRVKDKDAQEYNIQAARAVSEAVRSTLGPKGMDKMLVDSMGDVTITNDGVTILQEMDIDNPTAEMIVEVAETQEDEAGDGTTTAVAIAGELLKNAQDLLEQDIHPTAIIKGFHLASEEARNQVDDIAESVEPGDTELLQKVAETSMTGKSSELNKELLAELVVKTVEAVTVEADDGSYVVDLANVNVETQTGRATSESELLNGAVIDKDPVQDDMPTAFDEADVLLLDEPIEIEETDVDTQVNIESPDQLQQFLDQEEKQLRQKVDQIVDSGADVVFCQKGIDDMAQHYLAKEGILAVRRTKKSDIAFLRDVVGGNVVSDLDSLTQADLGHGSVRRDGDDELFYVEGLGDESHGVTLLLRGSTDHVVDEIERGVEDALDVVSTTVSDGRVLAGGGAIEVELARRLRSYAGSVGGREQLAVEAFADAVELVPRVLAGNAGLDSIDTLVKIREAHENGDTRAGLNVFSGDVEDTFESGVVEPAHAKEQALSSATEAANLVLKIDDIIAADELSTGGDGGDEGGAPGGAGGMGGMGGMGGMGGAM, encoded by the coding sequence ATGATCATTATGGGCGAGGACGCCCAGCGCGTCAAGGACAAGGACGCTCAGGAGTACAACATTCAGGCCGCCCGAGCGGTCTCCGAGGCCGTACGCTCGACACTCGGTCCGAAAGGGATGGACAAGATGCTCGTCGACTCGATGGGAGACGTGACCATCACGAACGACGGCGTCACCATCCTCCAGGAGATGGACATCGACAACCCGACGGCCGAGATGATCGTTGAAGTCGCCGAGACCCAGGAGGACGAGGCCGGCGACGGGACGACGACGGCCGTCGCCATCGCGGGTGAGCTCCTGAAGAACGCGCAGGACCTCCTCGAACAGGACATCCACCCGACGGCGATCATCAAGGGCTTCCACCTCGCGAGCGAGGAGGCCCGCAACCAGGTCGACGACATCGCCGAGTCCGTCGAGCCCGGCGACACGGAACTCCTCCAGAAGGTCGCCGAGACCTCGATGACCGGCAAGAGCTCCGAACTCAACAAGGAACTCCTCGCCGAGCTCGTCGTCAAAACCGTCGAGGCCGTCACGGTCGAGGCCGACGACGGCTCCTACGTGGTCGACCTCGCGAACGTCAACGTCGAGACGCAGACCGGCCGCGCGACCAGCGAGTCGGAACTCCTCAACGGGGCCGTCATCGACAAGGACCCCGTTCAGGACGACATGCCGACGGCGTTCGACGAGGCGGACGTCCTGCTGCTCGACGAGCCGATCGAGATCGAGGAGACCGACGTCGACACCCAGGTCAACATCGAGTCCCCCGACCAGCTCCAGCAGTTCCTGGATCAGGAGGAGAAACAGCTCCGACAGAAGGTCGATCAGATCGTCGACTCCGGCGCCGACGTCGTCTTCTGCCAGAAGGGCATCGACGATATGGCCCAGCACTACCTCGCGAAGGAGGGCATCCTCGCGGTCCGCCGGACGAAGAAGTCCGACATCGCGTTCCTCCGCGACGTCGTCGGCGGCAACGTCGTTTCGGACCTCGACAGCCTCACCCAGGCCGACCTGGGCCACGGCTCGGTCCGCCGCGACGGCGACGACGAGCTGTTCTACGTCGAGGGGCTCGGCGACGAGTCGCACGGCGTCACGCTGCTGCTGCGCGGCTCGACCGACCACGTCGTCGACGAGATCGAGCGCGGCGTCGAGGACGCCCTCGACGTCGTCTCGACGACCGTCTCCGACGGTCGCGTCCTCGCCGGCGGCGGTGCGATCGAGGTCGAACTCGCCCGCCGGCTCCGCAGCTACGCCGGCTCCGTCGGCGGCCGCGAGCAGCTCGCCGTCGAGGCCTTCGCCGACGCGGTCGAACTCGTCCCCCGCGTGCTCGCCGGGAACGCCGGGCTCGACTCCATCGACACGCTCGTCAAAATCCGTGAGGCCCACGAGAACGGCGATACCCGCGCCGGCCTGAACGTCTTCAGCGGCGACGTCGAGGACACCTTCGAGTCCGGCGTCGTCGAACCCGCACACGCCAAGGAGCAGGCGCTCTCCTCGGCGACCGAGGCCGCGAACCTCGTGCTCAAGATCGACGACATCATCGCCGCCGACGAACTGAGCACCGGCGGCGACGGCGGCGACGAGGGCGGCGCGCCCGGCGGCGCCGGCGGCATGGGTGGAATGGGCGGTATGGGCGGTATGGGCGGCGCGATGTGA
- the ilvA gene encoding threonine ammonia-lyase: MLSLADVEAARERIDGVVRWTPLEYSYTFSEMTGADVHLKLETFQRTGAFKLRGATNRIATLSPAERDAGVVTASAGNHAQGVALAATRADVDSKIVMPEHAPISKVEATERYGGETVLYGADYDEAQAKAHEIEREEGRTYVHAFDDDEVMAGQGTIGLEIVDDCPDVDTVVVPVGGGGLISGIATAVKARKPDTRVIGVQAEGAASLPESLRTGSIAELDAVNTIADGIATRKVGERPFEVIRERVDEVVTVSDEETAVALTYLLERAKTLVEGAGAVPLAALLFEHFDYEEGETIVPALCGGNIDTNQLTTVLVRGLVETGRYLKIRTVLRDRPGALQDLVEIIADQRANIYAIQHDRTSRDVAMNEADVEIDIETRGHDHIDEVLDALRTAGYAVDVLA; encoded by the coding sequence ATGCTCTCTCTCGCCGACGTCGAGGCCGCCCGCGAGCGGATCGACGGCGTCGTCCGGTGGACGCCGCTGGAGTACTCCTACACGTTTTCGGAGATGACCGGGGCGGACGTTCACCTAAAACTCGAGACGTTCCAGCGGACCGGTGCGTTCAAACTCCGTGGGGCGACGAACCGGATCGCGACCCTGTCGCCGGCCGAGCGCGACGCGGGCGTCGTCACGGCGAGCGCGGGCAACCACGCCCAGGGCGTCGCGCTCGCGGCGACGCGGGCCGACGTCGACTCGAAGATCGTGATGCCCGAGCACGCACCGATCTCGAAGGTGGAGGCGACGGAGCGCTACGGCGGCGAGACGGTCCTCTACGGCGCGGACTACGACGAGGCACAGGCGAAAGCGCACGAAATCGAACGCGAGGAGGGTCGGACCTACGTTCACGCGTTCGACGACGACGAAGTGATGGCCGGTCAGGGAACGATCGGCCTCGAGATCGTCGACGACTGCCCCGACGTCGACACCGTCGTCGTCCCGGTGGGCGGAGGCGGACTCATCTCCGGAATCGCGACGGCGGTGAAGGCGCGGAAGCCGGACACGCGCGTGATCGGCGTCCAGGCCGAGGGCGCGGCGTCGCTGCCGGAGTCGCTGCGGACCGGGTCGATCGCGGAACTCGACGCCGTGAACACCATCGCCGACGGCATCGCCACACGGAAGGTCGGCGAGCGCCCCTTCGAGGTGATCCGCGAGCGCGTCGACGAGGTGGTGACCGTCTCCGACGAGGAGACCGCCGTCGCGCTGACGTACCTGTTGGAGCGCGCGAAAACGCTCGTCGAAGGGGCCGGGGCGGTCCCGCTCGCGGCGCTGCTCTTCGAGCACTTCGACTACGAGGAGGGCGAGACGATCGTCCCGGCGCTGTGCGGCGGCAACATCGACACGAACCAGTTGACGACGGTGTTGGTCCGCGGTCTCGTCGAGACCGGCCGGTACCTGAAGATCCGGACGGTCCTCCGCGACCGACCGGGCGCGCTCCAGGACCTCGTGGAGATCATCGCCGACCAGCGGGCGAACATCTACGCGATCCAGCACGATCGGACCTCCCGGGACGTCGCGATGAACGAGGCAGACGTCGAGATCGACATCGAGACGCGCGGTCACGACCACATCGACGAGGTGCTGGACGCGCTCAGAACCGCCGGCTACGCGGTCGACGTGCTGGCGTAA
- a CDS encoding MATE family efflux transporter: MDVDRLRSVWRRIFALAWPVMAEQTTRTLMRTVDILVTAALSPAAVVAIGLADLFARFPLRIGLGLGGGAIALSSQDTGSGADANRDESVSQSLVLGFLIGLPFVALGVFAGPALVGLFPASDDAVRLGGAYLAIVFATAPARLLAIIGARALQGIGDTATPMYVNVFVNVVNVALSVGLGFGLLFLPALGVRGVAFGTATANVLSAGLLLAAIYRPASPLSATRPTDPTVALQLVRVGLPRTAEGVISELAEFPFNALLLSLGPTAGAAASAGGAAPGDVVNAGFQVGRRVYQQVTGPLSRGYNIAASVLVGQALGRSDPATARYEGWATAALALLSVGGIGGLLVAFADSVVAVIGFGSSPDALAYAAAFAVVYGLSAPGLALFSTLSGALQGAGETRLPFYARTTGMFGFFVGFSYVAVEFTAFGLTGVYAGVVLAHVWMGAVMVLAFRDADWAGTAAGLLRERGSVAADEE, encoded by the coding sequence ATGGACGTCGACCGACTGCGGTCCGTGTGGAGACGGATCTTCGCGCTCGCGTGGCCGGTGATGGCCGAACAGACCACGCGGACGCTGATGCGGACGGTCGACATCCTCGTCACGGCAGCGCTGTCGCCGGCGGCCGTGGTCGCGATCGGGCTCGCGGACCTGTTCGCGCGGTTTCCCCTCCGGATCGGGCTCGGGCTCGGCGGCGGTGCGATCGCGCTGTCGAGTCAGGACACGGGGAGCGGCGCGGACGCGAACCGGGACGAATCGGTCAGTCAGTCGCTAGTGCTGGGGTTTCTGATCGGCCTCCCGTTCGTCGCGCTCGGTGTCTTCGCCGGTCCCGCGCTCGTCGGACTCTTTCCGGCGAGCGACGACGCCGTCCGCCTCGGCGGCGCGTACCTCGCGATCGTCTTCGCCACCGCCCCGGCCCGTCTCCTCGCGATCATCGGCGCGCGCGCCCTCCAGGGCATCGGCGACACCGCGACGCCGATGTACGTCAACGTCTTCGTCAACGTCGTCAACGTCGCGCTCTCCGTCGGCCTCGGGTTCGGACTCCTCTTTCTCCCCGCGCTCGGCGTCCGCGGCGTCGCGTTCGGAACCGCGACCGCGAACGTCCTCTCGGCCGGCCTGCTGCTCGCGGCGATCTATCGCCCCGCCTCGCCGCTCTCCGCGACTCGGCCGACCGACCCGACGGTCGCCCTCCAGCTCGTTCGGGTCGGCCTTCCGCGGACGGCGGAGGGCGTGATCTCGGAACTCGCGGAGTTCCCGTTCAACGCCCTACTGCTCTCGCTCGGCCCCACCGCCGGCGCCGCCGCGTCCGCGGGCGGGGCCGCGCCGGGCGACGTCGTCAACGCCGGCTTTCAGGTCGGCCGCCGCGTGTACCAGCAGGTGACGGGACCGCTCTCCCGCGGATACAACATCGCCGCGAGCGTCCTCGTCGGGCAAGCCCTCGGTCGATCCGATCCGGCGACGGCCCGCTACGAGGGGTGGGCGACGGCGGCGCTGGCGCTGCTCTCGGTCGGGGGAATCGGCGGCCTGCTGGTCGCCTTCGCCGATTCCGTCGTAGCGGTCATCGGCTTCGGCAGTTCGCCCGACGCGCTCGCGTACGCCGCCGCCTTCGCGGTCGTCTACGGGCTCTCCGCCCCGGGACTCGCGCTGTTCAGCACGCTCTCGGGCGCGCTGCAGGGGGCCGGCGAGACGCGGCTCCCGTTCTACGCGCGGACGACCGGGATGTTCGGGTTCTTCGTGGGGTTCTCGTACGTCGCCGTCGAGTTCACCGCGTTCGGGCTTACGGGCGTCTACGCGGGCGTCGTCCTCGCGCACGTCTGGATGGGGGCGGTAATGGTGCTGGCGTTCCGCGACGCCGACTGGGCGGGGACGGCGGCCGGACTTCTGCGGGAGCGGGGGAGCGTCGCCGCCGACGAGGAATGA